CAACATGCTCGTCGTCGTCGGCTGCAACACCATGGCCTACACCGGCAGCGGGAAGACCGAGGGCGGCACCGACAGCTACGCCTACTACACCGGGTGCTTGTCCTTCTGCAACAACTCCGCGAGCGCGCAGGacggcctctgcgccggcgtcgGCTGCTGCCACGTCGACATCCCGCCGGGGCTCACCCACAACTACTACAAGTTCCGGCCCTACGACCACTCCACCATGATGGACTACAGCCCCTGCGAGTACGCCTTCCTCGTCGACAGGACCAACTACACCTTCCTCCGCTCCCACCTCAAGATGGACACCAAACGGACCTCGCCGGTGTGGCTGGACTGGGCCATCCGCGGCAACAGCTCCAACCCCGGCGACACACCGTCGTGCAAGCAAGCGGCCAAGACGGGTCAGTACGCCTGCGTGAGCGCTGACAGCCGTTGCGTCGATTCCACCAATGGGCCTGGCTACAACTGCAAGTGCTCTGATGGCTACGAGGGAAACGCCTACTTTGCCGGCGGATGCACGGGTAAGACCCACCATTCTTAATTTTGTGTTTTCGTTCAGGTCCCGATCGATCTACTGAGATCTTATCAAAGTCCCAATCAATTTGGGAAATGCAAATCAATTCTCTTTGGAAAATGCACTTTTTACGAATCTATGGAGAATAAAAAACTCTCAAACTACTAAGACCTAACAAAACCATTTTGTTTATTCATCTATATCCTAATTAACGATTGTTTCTATCATTGTGCGACACAGATATTGATGAATGTGCAGATCCAGCCAAGTATGGTTGCTACGGTGTCTGCACGGATATCCAAGGAGATTACAAATGCGAATGCCCTCCAGGTTATCGGAGTCGTGATCCAAGAACCGAACGATGCACTCAAAAGTTCCCACTTGCAGCACAGATTTCCGTAGGTATATATCATACTCCTACTACACGAGTTACTAATTTTCAATGTACTTAACAGGTGTTGTTGATTGATTAATTATATATTTATAATAATATTTTGGTACTATATGTACCACattctaggtagtactccctccgtccgggtttattaggcctctcagcatcacaagcatgtccctttttataaggcctcgttttggaaaggtgcatgcatgcaaccatttcattggttgcattgaaagtcattgttgttggtgccatgtctgggaaattaatacacttcatgcgtgttttttcattggctgcatgcatgtgagagagtgcattgggagtgaaaTGGAAGAATTAATGTGCGCAAATTACTATAtatcttggtctaagagaagttgtctttaggcctaataaacccggacggaggaagtacgtaACTTTTCTatcatattactccctccgtccggaaatacttgtcctataaATGAATACAatgaatgtatctataactaaaataagtctggatacaaccatttctaggacaagtatttccggacagacggAGTACTTTATACGTACAAATATGAAGTTATTTTCAAAATATACTAATAATTATGGACTCACAAATATTTTTTTCATATATCTCACTTTGAaaaatcttagatatagtatatgaacatacttaGAATGAAAAATTATTATATATACTACTTcccccgtttctaaatatttgtctttatagagatttcacaagtgactacatacggagcaaaatgagtgaatttacactctaaaatatgtctatatgcatccgtatgtgatagtccatttggaatctctaaaaagataaatatttgggaacggatggagtacaTGGTAGTATAAGAGACATGAGGGTAACTACCACTTGGTACATATTAGGATCCCTAATTGAATGGTTCAGTTTGTATGTATCTTGCTATCCACTTTTTTAACATATTTGCCCGCACTTCAAATCAAGAGTAAAAACAAAATTTAATTTTGTTCATTACAACAGTTAAATTGGATGACAGACAAATTAATGTCGAGAAACTTTGATTATTACAATAGTTCTAAATTTGTTTCTTTGCCCATGTAGGTGCAATAGGTGGCATTCTTGTCTTGGCATTTCTGGCATTCTTTTTTGTTCTTCGCAAAGAGAAGCAGAAGGCCAAAGACTTTTACCAAAAGAATGGTGGTCTTACATTAGAGAAAGCTAGAACTATTAAGATTTACACAAGGGGGAATCTCAAACCAGTTTTAAAGAGTAGCAATGTAATTGGTAAAGGTGGCTTTGGTGAAGTTTACAAGGGTGTTGTTGATGGAGTTATCGTTGCAGTAAAGAAACCAAATGGTCGTAGTGTCCTAGAGAAGGAGCAATTTCCAAATGAAGTCACCATCCTGTCTCAAGTCAGCCACAAGAACATCGTAAGGCTTATAGGTTGTTGCCTCGAAGTGGATAACCCCATGCTAGTCTATGAATTCATCTCCAAAGGAAGCTTGGAGGACAATCTTCATAGAGCTGACAACAAGGAGCTTCTTGACTTGGATGTACGTCTAAGTATTCTTGAAGACTCAGCACATGGTCTAGCTTATATGCACTCACAAACCCATAACACAATCCTGCATGGTGATGTCAAACCAGCAAACATACTCTTGGATGAGAACTTTTCCCCAAAGATCGCGGATTTTGGCATATCAAGGTTGATTGCACAAGGCAAGGACCACACTAGAAACATCATAGGTGACATGTCTTATATGGATCCCGTGTACCTACAAACAGGTCGATTGACCGACAAAAGTGATGTCTACAGTTTTGGGGTCGTCATCTTAGAGCTCATTAGCAGGAAGAGGGCCACTCATTCTGACAATAATAGCCTAGTGAGGAGCTTCCTAGAGTGTCACCAAAATGGGGAGACAATGACTGAGCTCTTTGATAAGGAAATTGCAACGACCAGAGATTTGGAACTTCTCAACAAGTTGGTAGAGATTGCTGTTCAGTGTCTTAACCTTGAAGCAGATCAAAGACCGTCAATGACAGATGTTGCAGGTCGCCTTGTCACGCTGCATAGGTCCCGTAATCCTTAGGTTTGTTTCCAGATGGGAGTTTCAACAGCATGTATGTTAAGTCGAATAAGATAGGTAACTATCATTGTCAACCATTGTTGTATTTGTTGTTCCAAGAAATTTGTACTACTGTAGTGAGTAACTTTGTATTTCATATGACCAAATGCATGGATTGATTTCccgactactccctccgtccggaaatacttgtcctagaaatggataaaatggatgcatcttataactaaaataagtctagatacaaccatttgtaggacaagtatttccggacggagggagtacattgtatTGTAATAGGGTTGTGATTTAATACATGGGTTAGGTACATCACTAGTACAGTATGCAGTGTTTTTTTTTCTCGGCAGAGACACCTGCCTTAGATTGCTTCTAAGATTCAAGTCAAAACGGAAAAGTTGAGTAAAGATAATAGGGTTGTTGAAACGCAACCTCGCCTAGCTAATGCATCAGCCATCGAATTTGCCAAGGGAAGTACCACCATCTGAAGACCAAAAGACATTGTTTCCTGGTTGGATTTTGCTAACTGCATACCATATACGCCTAGGATGACTTTAGTTTTGTTTGGTATTCTAGGGCACCATACTAGTAGGTTTTTCTATGTGTAGTTGTTGTTAAGGTCCTGCTCGACCCCTTGAGGTGGAGCGTGAGTTTCACTCTGAAATCCTAGGGCCTCGCCCATGTGCCGGTAGTTCCGTTCAATTTTCATCGGCTAATTTGACGTCACCCATTTTTTCTGTATGCACTAAGggtgtgttgtactccctccgtcccatgatATAAGAGCGAACTTGAATTGTGTTGTAAGCTCTGTATTGCTTGGTTTCTTGCAAGAACGAGTGGGGCGACCTATATAGAGGTATTTTGAATAACGCCTTGGTTTCTTGGTTTCTTGGGTGATGGGGTATGGAAGGCAACAATGCATCATCCGTGAGGCTAGTACTAAAGTCCAGGCAAATTATTTTCCAGAATCAATTAATATGAGATATCAAGATATTTGAATGGACTTGTTGTACCTTGGACGGACCAGTACTTAATACTCACGAATTAACGAACATCATAAATAACCATATCTCCATCCAAGCATGTTTAGCTTTGCAAGAAATTCCTGCATCCTGTTTCTTCGATGAGTTCTACAACCTTTATGTTTTTTAGAAACTTTACAACCTTTATGCGCATACTGAAAGAATTAATCGGACCTTCATCGTTTTATTGCCCAAAAAGGACTCTGCGGCAACACCTGACACTTACCGGCCCATTTCATCGGGTTGTATGCGTGCACTGCATGTCGGTGGGGTATATTCATctggttgcatgcatgcactgcATGCAGTGGGGTATATTCATCGGGTTGCATGCGTGCACTGCATTCAGCGGGATATATTCATCGGGTTGCATACGTGCATTGCATGCGCTGTGCAGACCATAGTATTTCTATCAATGATCATAATTACTATGCCCTTGAAGTCACAAAGGAAAGGCTGTTTGCAGCAAGAGAGAAGGCTCAAACAAAGCAATGGCAGTTCAATATGGCCCGCCAGCAAGTAAGCACAAAGCAAAACGAGTTTGCAAGACAGACAATGATTTTGGCAAAGATATGCAATGGCTTCTTTGATATATTACcactttgtatgtatccccaacgccCAGACAGCGACGATCCCATTATCACATATAAGGGCGCGCACCCTCCCGTCGGACGTATCCAAGAACTTGCAAAATCACATTATCATTTTATCACAGGCACCAATCCTGTAGGAGGATATACTAGGATGATCTAATCCATTAACAACTACTTCTAGCTTATCTATGTAGCGTGTTTGTGTTTTTATATACAGTTCCCTGTCTGCAGCAAACTGTATGTAGTTTGAATAATTTGTTTGCCTCAAGAGTGTGCCGCTTTTAATTTGTACCTTTGTATCCCTACATTTGCAACATTTCAATAGCTTCGTATGTTCGATTGCTTCAATGTCTCTATATATTATTCTAAGATTAAATCAGCATGCACTGATCCACTCTTGAATCAGTAGATTGAACATATCTGCGAGTGATCATcgagcgcggcgtgccgccgcgcgggtTAGGCTAGTACAAGCAAGAGGGGCACAGGTAAAAGTTATCTTGGTTTGAACTCCAAAATAAGATTTTAGTATCTGTTCTCCAAAGCCCTCACAAAGATATACAGCACCAATCATACATCTAGTATGGGTTAacttaagagcatctctagcagactccTTATATCGCGCCGAACTGCAAAATAACTGCCGGTTAACAGTTTTGCGAGAAAAAAATGGCTCGAACAAATACAATATCGGACCGCGGCCTTTAAAAAAATTACGGGGCGCGGCAAATTCTTCCCCTCAACCTTTAGAAACACGGGGCGGGAGGCCGACTCGAGGGTGACCTCTGTCGCTAGCaagatttggcgggagggacatttccgcgCGGCAGTTCCCTCTCTCCCTTCTGCCGCTCTTCCTTCCACTACCACGAAGGGCAGGACAAaaaatgttatgcaagttcttaccACATGCACGTATTGAATTGGAGCTATATATGAAATGCATGCCTATATATGATgattgaattggagctattgtgtattACTCTAGGTTGTGACCGTTACATAATGAATTTCATACAAATATCCATCACTACTCCATGTCTACGCTTTTATAATGTTGTCTTTGCTCAGGTTACTATTAGTGTTGCTGCTACACTTGCTACCAAATTGCTACTTTTACTgttactactgctactactatttCCACTTCTATAATATCGTGCTACTAATAAATTGCTGCAAGAAAGTGACTTCTTCTTTTTTAACACCACCTCTAATATTAATTAATCAAAAGAGATGTTACAATCGTTCATTACAGAATTCACCACACGGGGCGGTACATCATTAATAAGAATACCATCCGATCTATTATCAAAAAGCAAAATGTTGCAATTAATGAGCTACCCCATTGGCCAAGCGACTAATCTTGTTGATTTGTAAACTATTAATCAGCTTAGCGATACTCCTTGCTTCCTTCTTCAAATCGAGCAAAGATGACATGTCAACAAGATCATTTGCAAGAAAGTGACTtctcaggtgtgattgaattgacaactcaactgctaaggaTTATAAATAtattttgactccccttgtgtcgaatcaataaatttaggtgaAATACTACCCTCAAAGACTACggtcatcccctatacttgtggattgtcACAGACTTCCTCTATGTGAAAGCAAAAATAAATCTCAACAAGAAAGAAGATATTATTATCAGAGAAAATTCCATCTTCCTTATTCAGTTCAATATTGCATAGATAAGATGTTTGTCAGAGACACCCACAAGAGATAATACACCTTACATTTTTCAACGGGCATAAGTATAATAATACAGCTTACATTATTCAGCAAACATAACTGTAATAAGTATTATTTTTTATCCATTATCCGAACCAATTGGGTGCCAACTTAGCTCAGTTCTTGACAGATACATTTATAGTAGCAGCAATCCGGGCCCGCCTTGTCCTTGCAAACACAACCAATTTATTGGCGTCCGGAAGAGCCACCTTGGCAGCGTCCAGCGTAGTGAAGCGCTCCACCCAAGCAAGCAGAAGTGGGGTATTCGCGGTGCCAAAGAGCTTGGTACCACATAGTTCTTCAGTTCCTTGCAGAAACGCCAACAGGCCGCCTAGTGCTATATCCACGTATCCAACGTTATCACCTCCAAAGAAGGGCTTCCCGTTGGAGCATTCCTTGAGAGCCCCCTCTAGCACATTCACCCCCACTAATATTTGCTTTATCGCTTCAGTCTTATCCTCCTCAGTGTTGGCTGTGAACGCCACTTTCCACGGGATGACTAGCTGCATGCACACGCACAAATAGCATCATTGATCAACTCACCACGTATCATATGTAAAATCGATAACACAAATCAGACACTTTAAGCACCTTGTGGTCAATGTAGTCTACCCAAAACCGAGCAATGGCACGCTCGTAGGGGTCAGTGGGTAGGAGGGAGGGGCCGGTGCTGCCATAGGCCTTGTCGATGTACTCAATTATGACGACCGACTCACAGATTGGCTTGCCGTTGTGGATGAGCACGGGCACCTTCTTGTGCACTGGGTTGAACGCGAGGAGGAGGTCACTCTTGCTGTTGAGGTCCTGCTCGATGTTCTCGTAGCTCAAGCCCTTGAGGTGGAGCGCGAGTTTCACCCTAGAAGCCCAGGGGCTCGCCCACGTACTCAACAGCTTCAGCTCACCTTCGCCAGCCATTTCTCCTCCGCAACGCGCTATGGGTGTGTGCTGCAGATTTGAACTTTGATTGTACTGATGTTTACTGTGTTTTGCTTGGTTCCTTGCTATAGCGAGAGGAGTGACTTATGTAGAGCTTGTGTGATGGAGTATGGAAGGCAAGAATGCGTCATCCATGAGGCCAGTGCTAACGTCGAGGCTAATGATCCTCCACAATCACTTAGTTTACGATATCCAGACATTGAGTGGACTTTTTGTACAATGTTTACCAAAAATAGTGGGTCGTTGCTTGCGGATTACCAGTTAACTTTCATGTCAAGCTTCTCAAGACATTAGTCATGCCTTGGAGAGGAAGGCTAGGAAGTAAACAGATTATCAGAGTCGTCCCTGACATCCCCAGCCGGTCATCCTGAACCAACTTAAGAATAGTCCTGCACAAGGACATAAACCATCCCATATAATACAACGTAGTACTTGGTCGCACAAACTTCAAGCATGCGTACACACTCTGCAATCACACAGAACTAGTCTGAACATGTCAGATGCCCAAATAGTCATTCTCCAAACAGCGCATCCATCCCTTTCAAAATACCTCTGcagtatgaatttgcaatttgggtGTTGATGCAAATGGCTGTATTACAAACAAATAGTGCAACATAGGACATGCAAAGAAGATGTAACATCAAACAATTTTCCACGCCACATACTAGTCAAACTTAAAAAGATTTTTGACTTAGGACAAACCTGGAACTTCACATATTTTGAATGAATCAGATAGAGTAGTAGTACATACTATTAACATAGATGAGAGGGGCAACGGAAACATGCAGGCTTCAAATATTTTGTGTACAGCTCTCCAAATAGTCGATATGGTCGAACAAACAAAGTGAGGGTTTATAggaatataagttttccatctccgATTACGAGAAATGAGCAAAACGGGCAAATTAATAAATCAATAGCAGggggagaataaaagcaacacaagTTCACAGCAAATCAAGCACCTAATTAAATTAGTTAGCCCTATCAACCACAGTCCATACATCCATTCTGTACAATGTTTTCGACAAGGACACCATCACTCCCATCACAAGGGTACAGAGGAGCTACGACGACGATGCTGTACACGGTGAATCTAGAGCTACATTCATGACGGCGAACCGAGCGAGCACTCAAATAGATACATACACAGCCAGCCTACTGTCTTGTGTTGTGTGCTTTTCATAAGCAAGCAGCGAGTTTATCAGCTTTGCATAAGTTGCCCAACATCTCCCCAAGTTGCTCATACAAGTTTCTCTGCTCCTCGTATGTCAGGTTTCTTAAGATCTGGATCATGGCAAACAGAAAAAGTAGGTCATGAATGGATGAGAACCACGATGAACAGAATAATAATAAGATCAAACGAAAACCAACAAGGTGCTATAGATACTGACCTGATCCAAGATTGCGTCAACAGAGAAATTGTGGGGCGAGATGAACGATTGGTGGTATATGTACGCAAAAACTGCCATAACCATCTGGGGAAAATATACAAGAACAAATGTTATTTTCAGCTAAACTGCACAGGCTAGGAATATATGAGATATATCGAAGAATAAACAAGTTCATTCAACTTTGTGCATAATCAAGCCTTCTCAGTAATTTCCTCTTTACTCTAAACAATAAGCTTAGACATTTACGTCAATAAGTTGGTTCACAATTGAATTACTAACCACATGCTTCCTCATAAAAATTAAGGTACAAGTAGAACCAAGATGTTGAGGTATATGCATATATATGTTTCATAGCCAGCATGTAAATGTTCTTTGTAGTGACTTACTTGACAGTCCATTCGGTCAGTGATTCCACCATGCCCAGGTATACTGTCACCAAAATCCTATAAAATTTGAAGATGTTAATGGAAGCAAGAACTGTACAATTTTCATACTTCAGTATTCCCAGAGACAGCAACGATATTGAAGCAGTATGCACCTTTATTTTAAAAGCCCTCTTGAAGCCACTTGCGAAAAATCCACCGAATGGTGCAATTATCGATGCAAACAAACCAAGGGCTAAAGCATGCCACTGCACAGGCATTAGGAACACTTCTTTCCATGGAAACTGTCAAGAGACACAAGTAATCAGATAAAGTTCATGGCTAGAAGATCCATAAACTTCGTAAAGATGGTACTAATAAGGAAACAACTAGGTAAAGTAAATAGATCAATTATCATGATGAAGTAGCATTAATTCATCAAACAGGGGGGATTTGATGGATACGAGAAAAGAATAGTCTATTGGTTCAGCTGAGCATTTGGTCACATGCAAATGACCTGATTATGCTTCTCTGAACCTTTCACGGACCAAAATGGGATAGACATCTTCATTGGTCATTCAAGCACTAGATTTGACCTTACCCAAAAGCCTCATGGTTTTAATAAAGATGGCACCTACATGTTAAACTTCCCTGATGTAAATGCTGCTTGTCAGACACATCAGCAGCCACAACAAGTGCCCTGTTATTAACCTTGATTCACATCAGGATAGTTACTGTTGGGAGAAAGACAGATAAGGCTGAGGCCTATATGGACTGAGAAATAGCAAATACACGTGACATACTTTTTCTTGATTGTCGAACACAGCGTTGACCCTTTCCAATTATCAAGAGGAGTCTATGCCATAGAATACCAGTAATATCACTTCTAATCTTCAACTGACACAGAACTGAGACTAACATGTCATGGACACCAACTACTACCGCAGAGAACTCCATAACTCCTGAGAAACTAAACTCCATCTGGATGCAGGACCCTCTCCAGCTCAAGATTCTTTCTTGCCGCTTCTGCCATGCTCTCTGCATATGACTGGCTGCTGCTGATCCTTCTATCTTTGCTGCTTCTGTTCAGGCGCCATGGATAAGGAATGGAGTCACACCGCTGCTGATGTGCTCCACTTCCTTGTGGGCTGCTGCGACCACTCTCGGGGTGGGCTCACGAGGAAGGGCAGCAGGAAGGAGACATGGAGAACGAAACAAATAGAGGAAAGAAGTTTCGAGAGAACATGTAGTCCCATTACATTTGCTGATTCTGCTGATTGGTTGACATGTGGTACAAAACCACTTGCATGTCAAAACGCCACAGTAGCCACGAAGAATGAAACTAGAGTAAATTGACTGAAGGGGAATGATGTGCCTTGTCTTGCTGAAGAGTGAGAGTTAGCAACCAAACGGTTTTGAGGTCAAGGTTATTTTTTTGGACTCAGGCAACGGTTGTGAGGCAGTTTTGAGGTCGAGTTTTTTTTTTGTGGACTCAGGCAACGGTTGCGAGGGGAGGGGGCTTATAAATTTGAACTTTATACTTATGCCAGCCTATATAGTAGAGAAAATAGTATTAAAACTAACAAATTGAAAAGGATATCTTTCTTCTTACCCAATGGGGTGCCCAATCTCCCAGATAATAATGCTCTGGCTTAAACATAGGGCCAGGATCACACTGAAGCCACCCTGTTGACAGGTCCTGAAAATATTTCCAAAATGAAAACTAAGAACAAATTCAACAGGACACCAATTTGTTAATCCAACTAGCAGTCATATTCTGAAATAAATAATAAGTTACCTTTCTTGGGCATGTAAACCACTGGGAGCGACCCATTACATTTGCTAACTGCCAGAGAAAATAAGTGAAAGTGAAAAATGCTATTATAAAGAATTACAAATGAAGCATCCGGAATCATTTTGTGCATCAAATGTGTAACATAAATTATTGTTTACAGATTCAACCCCTTGAAGGTACTAGTAATCTCTTAAGTACATAAACCAGGGCTTCTTCTCACCAGGAAAGCAGAGATGATGGTTGTCACTGATGCACCAATAAAGCCTTCCCATGTTTTCTTTGGAGATAACTTGATCAATGGTGTTCTCCCGAGAAAGAACCCAAATAAATAGGCGGCAATGTCATTGATCACAATGAGTGAAGCAGGTAGAAGAAACCTGTACAAGCATAGCATTGAAGATGTATGGAGTTTGTCAGATACACATGCTAAAATATTAATAGTTACTCGTTTAATTAATATGCATAGAACCAAATTAGACAATTTTTTCAACAGTATATATTACTTAACGATGTGCTATTGCCATAAAGTAGCTTAACTCAAGTCAGATACAAGAAAAAACCACATATATCAAACAGCAACATACATAAATGTTTAGCAGTTTGAGTATAGCTGTTGCAGCCAGCACTCctaagtttttcttttcttttctttctggtgAGGACCTTGATGTTCTTACAGTGGTAGGTCAGACTCCTACTAGAACAAAATCGCAAATGGGTTAATATGGCCAATTCAGTGATATTACCACTGTAACCGAAGTAAAAACTTTTGGCTACAGCTTTTGTAAAGGAAGCACACTGGGTGGTAATCTGGGAAACTCCTAGTAAGTTGAAGAGGTCCAGGACTTCATGAACAGTACTTTTTACGGCTGAACAAGAAATTAGGCACCTTGATGTAACTTTAACAACTTCAGGTGCTTTTTAAACAAAGAAACTTGGATGTTTAAAATACACCAAACAAATACATGTCAAACGTCAAAACAGGGTAGAAATGGATAAACATTTCACTCAAGTCAGCAAGTAAACATTGTAAATATAAGCATGCTAACAAGATAAATATATGGCTTACCAGAACATTCCTTCAAATATATTTGCCACCGTGAAAGAAGATTGTGCAAAAACCGTTAAAAGAATCATGTGTGTCCAGGCATACTGTTTGAACTGGTATTTGTATGTCTTTTTCTTCAGTGTCAAAATAAACCATACAAATCCTGGATCATGGGAATTATACATTACTTTTATGGCAGATATGAAATAGAAATTAGCAAGACAAGACAAGCAGGTTACTAGAGGGAGGAATGTCTAAGCAAAACTCAAGCAACCAAACAAATTGCAAAATCCAAAGACAATCGGCTTTTGCGTAACACATTGCGTTCTTCAGATTACTTGGGCAGGCATGCATTACATAAAATTTTAGTTATTAACATTCCCAAACCCTAACGCCCATCCAAAATTGGTCAAATGGTGTTGAACCTCCATTTCTTCAATTCAATCAATAAATATTTCCACTCTAGGAGTTTGCAAAATAGTTGCTAATGCCACAGGTGCACTATCATTTACATTGACTGGAAAACCTATAACCATATAATAACCAAAGTAGCCAAGCAGACCATAAAAGTAATAAAGTGGTGACTGCTATATTTTGGGTTAGGTCTTTACACATATTAGCATGTTCTGAAAAAATCTGAAGAAAATATTAAATTTCGAAGTGAATAATTACTAATTGGCATTATTTATGCATTGCAAAACATATTGTGCCTTACCTGAAATATAAAGAAAATAGCAAATAAACATCTGATACTTTATTAGGCCGCTGACGAGCTTATACAACAAGTGATCTGAAGATACTGTGTTAACAAGCTCCCGACTAAGAAAGCGTCCATATGTAAACAACATTGCCGTGAAAAAGAAGTGCCTGCAAAGAAATGGCAGTAACAAATTATATATGCTTTTTGAAAAGCATTACAATGGTGGCAGCTACATCgtcgagttaattgaaaattttccATTCAAAACAAATAGTAGAATCAGAATGACTTGACACCTACCAATTTAGGAGCCTGAACCCTGGCAGTTGCTTCTCTTCACTGGATTTTCTGAGTAGGTTGAAAAGCTCTGTCGCCATGAATATTTGAATGACAACCACCATGGCCCAGATATAAAGATGGCCCATATAAACTAGGAATGCAAAGCCGCCAATCATCCACACAGTAGAATATGTACGGATAAGCATCGACTTATACTTGTTCCGATCGCTGACAAGCAAAGTGGGTCCATTTGTTCTATTCCCATCGGTTGTAACCTGCAGAAAATATATAATATTAGCTCCAAAAAAATCATGGTAGTCAGCAAAAAGCAGGTGGAAACTCTATCATTGCAGCATGCTCCCATGTTATCACTCAACAAGTACTCCATTAACAACGGTAAATGAACAAGCGATAAACAAATATAACAGAGCAGTACAAGATTTTTTTTATCTTTCTTTCTTTCTGCACATTGTAAGCACTTTTTTACATTGGGGGTTGGTTTTTTAAACATAGCTGGAAGATTTTGTAGCATACCCATCTGATTAATGAGTAAATTTGGAGAAGAAAAGGATCAACAACTTTCTCTTGTCTTGAAAAATAGAGACCAGCAGAAAGCCGTGGATGCAACACGCTGCCTGAGAAACTAGAGAGTTTGTCCATTTGCTAAACGACATGGAAAGGAAGCCTGAGCCAAAGGAACAAAATTCC
The sequence above is a segment of the Triticum dicoccoides isolate Atlit2015 ecotype Zavitan chromosome 1A, WEW_v2.0, whole genome shotgun sequence genome. Coding sequences within it:
- the LOC119294072 gene encoding wall-associated receptor kinase 2-like: MQLMSAALTLLLLLAAAAATTATTGGCPPSCGGVDIPYPFGIGPGCFRKGFEIECTKDGPVLAGTPLRVVRLSVDPDESEVLLPIGYHCYNASSPSSTEDFSYAETEMNKDGVYRISNTHNMLVVVGCNTMAYTGSGKTEGGTDSYAYYTGCLSFCNNSASAQDGLCAGVGCCHVDIPPGLTHNYYKFRPYDHSTMMDYSPCEYAFLVDRTNYTFLRSHLKMDTKRTSPVWLDWAIRGNSSNPGDTPSCKQAAKTGQYACVSADSRCVDSTNGPGYNCKCSDGYEGNAYFAGGCTDIDECADPAKYGCYGVCTDIQGDYKCECPPGYRSRDPRTERCTQKFPLAAQISVGAIGGILVLAFLAFFFVLRKEKQKAKDFYQKNGGLTLEKARTIKIYTRGNLKPVLKSSNVIGKGGFGEVYKGVVDGVIVAVKKPNGRSVLEKEQFPNEVTILSQVSHKNIVRLIGCCLEVDNPMLVYEFISKGSLEDNLHRADNKELLDLDVRLSILEDSAHGLAYMHSQTHNTILHGDVKPANILLDENFSPKIADFGISRLIAQGKDHTRNIIGDMSYMDPVYLQTGRLTDKSDVYSFGVVILELISRKRATHSDNNSLVRSFLECHQNGETMTELFDKEIATTRDLELLNKLVEIAVQCLNLEADQRPSMTDVAGRLVTLHRSRNP
- the LOC119294981 gene encoding probable glutathione S-transferase GSTU6 — its product is MAGEGELKLLSTWASPWASRVKLALHLKGLSYENIEQDLNSKSDLLLAFNPVHKKVPVLIHNGKPICESVVIIEYIDKAYGSTGPSLLPTDPYERAIARFWVDYIDHKLVIPWKVAFTANTEEDKTEAIKQILVGVNVLEGALKECSNGKPFFGGDNVGYVDIALGGLLAFLQGTEELCGTKLFGTANTPLLLAWVERFTTLDAAKVALPDANKLVVFARTRRARIAATINVSVKN
- the LOC119358419 gene encoding phosphatidate cytidylyltransferase 1-like; the protein is MEKELSSSSDVSASHVGRVRNRRRPNEVTTDGNRTNGPTLLVSDRNKYKSMLIRTYSTVWMIGGFAFLVYMGHLYIWAMVVVIQIFMATELFNLLRKSSEEKQLPGFRLLNWHFFFTAMLFTYGRFLSRELVNTVSSDHLLYKLVSGLIKYQMFICYFLYISGFVWFILTLKKKTYKYQFKQYAWTHMILLTVFAQSSFTVANIFEGMFWFLLPASLIVINDIAAYLFGFFLGRTPLIKLSPKKTWEGFIGASVTTIISAFLLANVMGRSQWFTCPRKDLSTGWLQCDPGPMFKPEHYYLGDWAPHWFPWKEVFLMPVQWHALALGLFASIIAPFGGFFASGFKRAFKIKDFGDSIPGHGGITDRMDCQMVMAVFAYIYHQSFISPHNFSVDAILDQILRNLTYEEQRNLYEQLGEMLGNLCKADKLAACL